A single genomic interval of Candidatus Latescibacter sp. harbors:
- the purH gene encoding bifunctional phosphoribosylaminoimidazolecarboxamide formyltransferase/IMP cyclohydrolase translates to MEQKIGIGNALISVSDKTGVVEFARALSEMGVRIISTGGTARSLKEAGVAVTPIDQVTGFPEILDGRVKTLHPKVHGGLLAVRDSEEHLRQLRENGIDFIDLVAVNLYPFEKTVAREDVSLEEAIENIDIGGPTMLRSAAKNCRYVAAVCDPVDYEPVIAELKAEGRLSDRTRQYLAAKVFRHTADYDAAIDTFLSQHFLGENVLRLKYTKGVELRYGENWHQKAKFFLDESLPYPNLGTAEQIWGKQLSYNNYIDLTAAIMAVKDFSPLPAVSVIKHTNPCGLATGRTIGAALKAAWDGDRISAFGSVIACTGVFDGEAAEFLKGRMVESIIAPDFTEEAREALGRKKNIMLLKLDIPAIGSPETPVYRQVLGGMLRQNPDRELFARWESVTVKAFPDSMGKLAEFSMIACKNTKSNAIVLCEEYEPGYCHVLGMGAGQPNRVDSLRKLAAAKARENLEHAYDETKPGGDREEWIRSGMASAVLASDAFFPFDDTVREAAAIGIRFIVQPGGSSKDDEVIAAADELGVSMVFTGMRHFLH, encoded by the coding sequence GTGGAACAGAAAATCGGGATCGGGAACGCCCTGATCAGCGTGTCCGATAAAACCGGAGTAGTGGAATTCGCCCGTGCGCTTTCCGAAATGGGAGTACGGATCATTTCAACCGGGGGCACTGCACGGTCTCTGAAAGAGGCTGGGGTCGCGGTGACTCCCATCGACCAGGTAACCGGATTTCCAGAGATTCTCGATGGCCGGGTCAAAACCCTGCATCCCAAGGTGCATGGCGGGCTTTTGGCTGTCCGTGATTCTGAAGAGCATCTCCGTCAGCTCCGTGAGAACGGAATCGATTTTATCGACCTGGTGGCAGTGAATCTCTATCCTTTTGAAAAAACGGTCGCCCGGGAGGATGTATCCCTGGAAGAGGCCATAGAGAATATAGATATCGGCGGACCGACCATGCTGCGGAGCGCGGCGAAGAACTGCCGGTATGTCGCAGCAGTCTGCGACCCGGTCGACTATGAACCGGTTATTGCCGAGCTTAAGGCGGAAGGCAGGCTCTCCGACCGAACCCGGCAGTACCTGGCCGCCAAGGTGTTCCGTCACACCGCCGATTACGATGCGGCGATAGACACATTTCTTTCGCAGCATTTCCTGGGGGAAAATGTTCTCCGTCTCAAATATACCAAAGGAGTTGAACTCCGCTACGGCGAGAACTGGCACCAGAAGGCAAAATTCTTCCTCGACGAGTCTCTTCCGTATCCAAACCTGGGAACAGCGGAGCAGATCTGGGGAAAACAGCTCTCATACAACAATTATATTGATCTGACCGCGGCAATCATGGCGGTCAAGGATTTTTCACCACTGCCAGCGGTTTCGGTGATCAAACACACCAATCCCTGCGGACTGGCCACCGGACGGACGATAGGCGCAGCGCTGAAAGCCGCCTGGGACGGCGACCGGATCAGCGCTTTCGGCTCGGTGATCGCCTGCACCGGAGTGTTCGATGGCGAAGCGGCCGAGTTTTTGAAGGGCAGGATGGTGGAGAGCATCATCGCCCCCGATTTCACCGAAGAAGCCCGTGAAGCGCTGGGCAGGAAGAAGAATATCATGCTCCTGAAACTGGATATCCCGGCCATCGGCAGTCCCGAAACTCCGGTGTACCGCCAGGTTCTGGGTGGAATGCTCCGTCAGAATCCCGACCGGGAGCTTTTTGCAAGGTGGGAGTCAGTTACGGTGAAAGCATTCCCCGACTCCATGGGGAAGCTCGCCGAATTCTCCATGATTGCCTGCAAGAACACCAAGTCCAATGCCATAGTCCTCTGCGAGGAGTATGAGCCGGGATACTGCCATGTTCTCGGAATGGGAGCGGGGCAGCCGAACCGTGTGGACAGCTTGAGAAAACTTGCGGCTGCCAAGGCGAGAGAGAATCTGGAACATGCCTATGATGAAACAAAACCGGGAGGCGATCGCGAGGAATGGATTCGCTCTGGAATGGCCTCGGCTGTTCTGGCCTCCGATGCGTTTTTCCCGTTTGACGATACAGTCCGTGAGGCGGCCGCGATTGGGATACGGTTTATCGTGCAGCCGGGCGGATCGTCGAAGGATGACGAGGTAATCGCCGCCGCCGACGAGCTTGGCGTGTCCATGGTTTTTACCGGGATGCGGCATTTTTTGCATTAA
- a CDS encoding rod shape-determining protein, whose amino-acid sequence MGFMSGFMSSDIGIDLGTANILIYVRGEGIVVNEPSIVSVETKSRKVLAVGHQAKEMVGRTPGDIATVRPLREGVIADFEITEEMLRIFLKRVIKSRLLVRPRIVIGVPSGITEVEKRAVRLSAERVNAREVYLVTEPMAGAIGVGINVHEPMGTMIIDVGGGTSEIAVIALSGIVNGATSIRIGGDKLDEAIVQYLKKNYNLLVGERTAEQIKKEIGSACKLDQELETQVRGRDLVAAIPRTITISSVEIREAIADSLNQITDAVMLSLERTPPEVAADILDRGIILTGGGALLRGFDKHLREETSLPVHIAEDPLTCVVRGTGIILDNIAAYRKVLY is encoded by the coding sequence ATGGGTTTCATGAGCGGTTTCATGTCCAGCGATATCGGAATAGATCTCGGTACTGCCAATATATTGATCTATGTTCGGGGCGAGGGAATAGTGGTAAACGAGCCGTCCATCGTATCGGTGGAAACCAAGTCGAGGAAAGTGCTGGCGGTCGGCCACCAGGCGAAGGAGATGGTGGGAAGGACTCCCGGTGATATTGCCACCGTGCGCCCGCTCCGTGAAGGTGTAATCGCCGATTTCGAGATCACCGAGGAGATGCTCCGGATTTTTCTCAAACGGGTGATTAAAAGCCGCCTCCTTGTACGGCCGAGGATTGTGATCGGCGTCCCCTCCGGGATTACCGAAGTGGAGAAACGGGCGGTCCGGCTTTCCGCGGAACGTGTCAATGCCCGTGAGGTGTACCTGGTCACCGAACCGATGGCCGGCGCAATCGGGGTTGGGATCAATGTGCACGAGCCGATGGGAACCATGATCATCGATGTGGGCGGCGGAACCTCGGAAATCGCGGTTATCGCCCTCTCCGGCATTGTGAACGGCGCGACATCCATCCGCATCGGAGGGGACAAGCTCGATGAAGCCATTGTCCAGTACCTGAAAAAGAACTACAACCTCCTTGTCGGAGAGCGCACCGCCGAACAGATAAAAAAAGAAATCGGCAGCGCCTGCAAACTCGATCAGGAATTGGAAACCCAGGTACGCGGCCGCGACCTTGTGGCGGCCATCCCCAGAACCATCACCATCAGCTCTGTCGAGATCAGGGAAGCCATCGCCGATTCCCTGAATCAGATCACCGATGCTGTTATGCTGTCTCTGGAAAGAACTCCTCCCGAGGTGGCGGCTGATATTCTCGACCGGGGTATCATTCTCACCGGCGGCGGCGCCCTCCTCCGCGGATTCGACAAGCATCTCCGTGAAGAAACAAGCCTTCCGGTCCATATAGCGGAAGACCCCCTAACCTGCGTAGTACGGGGTACCGGCATTATTCTTGATAATATAGCAGCATACAGAAAGGTTCTGTATTGA